A window from Macaca thibetana thibetana isolate TM-01 chromosome 7, ASM2454274v1, whole genome shotgun sequence encodes these proteins:
- the CEBPE gene encoding CCAAT/enhancer-binding protein epsilon encodes MSHGTYYECEPRGGQQPLEFSGGRAGPGDLGDMCEHEASIDLSAYIESGEEQLLSDLFAVKPAPEARGLKGPGTPAFPHYLPPDPRPFAYPPHTFGPDRKALGPGIYSNPGSYDPRAVAVKEEPRGPEGSRAASRGGYNPLQYQVAHCGQTAMHLPPTLAAPGQPLRVLKAPLATAAPPCSPLLKAPSPAGPLHKGKKAVNKDSLEYRLRRERNNIAVRKSRDKAKRRILETQQKVLEYMAENERLRSRVEQLTQELDTLRNLFRQIPEAANLIKGVGGCS; translated from the exons ATGTCCCACGGGACCTACTACGAGTGTGAGCCCCGGGGCGGCCAGCAGCCACTTGAGTTCTCAGGGGGCCGAGCTGGGCCCGGGGATCTGGGGGACATGTGTGAGCATGAGGCCTCCATTGACCTCTCTGCCTACATCGAGTCTGGGGAAGAGCAGCTTCTCTCCGATCTCTTTGCGGTGAAGCCAGCGCCTGAGGCCAGAGGCCTCAAGGGCCCCGGAACCCCTGCCTTCCCCCACTACTTGCCGCCTGACCCTCGGCCCTTTGCCTACCCTCCACATACCTTCGGCCCAGACAGGAAGGCGCTGGGGCCTGGCATCTACAGCAACCCAGGGAGCTACGACCCCAGGGCTGTGGCGGTGAAGGAGGAGCCCCGGGGGCCAGAGGGCAGCCGAGCTGCCAGCCGAGGCGGCTACAATCCCCTGCAGTACCAAGTGGCACACTGTGGGCAGACAGCCATGCACCTGCCCCCAACCCTGGCAGCACCCGGCCAGCCTCTGCGCGTTCTCAAG GCCCCTTTGGCCACTGCCGCACCGCCCTGCAGTCCCCTCCTGAAGGCGCCCTCCCCCGCTGGCCCCTTACACAAGGGCAAGAAGGCAGTGAACAAAGATAGCCTTGAGTACCGGCTGAGGCGGGAGCGCAACAACATCGCCGTGCGCAAGAGCCGGGACAAGGCCAAGAGGCGCATTTTGGAGACGCAGCAGAAGGTGCTGGAGTACATGGCAGAGAACGAGCGCCTCCGCAGCCGCGTGGAGCAGCTCACCCAGGAGCTAGACACCCTCCGCAACCTCTTCCGCCAGATCCCTGAGGCGGCCAACCTCATCAAGGGCGTGGGGGGCTGCAGCTGA